In Drosophila willistoni isolate 14030-0811.24 chromosome XR unlocalized genomic scaffold, UCI_dwil_1.1 Seg41, whole genome shotgun sequence, the following are encoded in one genomic region:
- the LOC6643101 gene encoding DNA-directed RNA polymerase III subunit RPC7 — protein MAGRGRGGKTGTFTAEQLAMLGCSKELPVQSAPPPTFPPVLNKPIALDTTDAESYQLQWKEKFLNRMRDSPYYVVSASTEKPKTELKDWRERALEGLKPKKEPEFNYRFMPRELNISSRKRKAAADSKPKLVAKKKTNIEDRLKLLEQKELKSGGENDNDEAKKESDSEHEDENEADPEAALDDEMDEENDYGNSYFDNGEAYNEDEDNLDDGPVY, from the coding sequence ATGGCCGGACGAGGACGTGGTGGAAAAACTGGAACCTTCACCGCCGAGCAATTGGCTATGCTCGGCTGTAGCAAAGAATTACCAGTACAATCCGCACCGCCGCCCACATTTCCACCCGTGCTCAATAAACCCATCGCCCTGGACACCACAGATGCCGAGAGCTATCAGTTGCAGTGGAAGGAAAAGTTCCTGAATCGCATGCGCGACTCTCCTTATTACGTAGTCTCGGCCAGCACCGAGAAACCCAAAACAGAGCTCAAGGATTGGCGTGAACGGGCTCTGGAGGGATTGAAACCCAAAAAGGAACCAGAATTCAATTACAGATTTATGCCCCGCGAGCTGAATATATCGAGTCGCAAGCGTAAGGCGGCTGCCGACTCGAAACCCAAACTGgtggccaaaaagaaaaccaacatTGAGGATAGACTGAAACTGCTGGAGCAGAAGGAACTGAAATCCGGCGGTGAAAATGACAACGATGAGGCCAAGAAGGAATCGGACTCCGAGCACGAGGACGAAAATGAAGCGGATCCCGAAGCGGCTCTTGATGATGAAATGGATGAAGAGAATGACTATGGCAATAGCTATTTCGATAATGGTGAAGCCTACAATGAAGACGAAGACAATCTAGACGATGGTCCCGTCTACTAA
- the LOC6643102 gene encoding uncharacterized protein LOC6643102, giving the protein MLVKHIVKQGLLLKNAGAMSRAAYHGGHHQHSTMNDLPVPAGDWREQHSQQNAKYNAVLAAGVLILAGTIGFVKASGLIHFNYSPPASTD; this is encoded by the exons ATGTTGGTCAAGCACATTGTCAAGCAAGGGCTTCTGCTCAAGAATG CTGGTGCCATGTCTCGCGCCGCTTACCATGGTGGTCACCATCAGCATTCCACCATGAATGACTTGCCCGTGCCAGCTGGTGACTGGAGGGAGCAGCACAGCCAGCAGAATGCCAAATACAATGCGGTTCTTGCCGCTGGCGTTCTCATCCTGGCTGGCACCATTGGCTTT GTTAAAGCCTCTGGCCTGATCCATTTCAACTACAGCCCCCCCGCCAGCACGGATTAA
- the LOC6643103 gene encoding exocyst complex component 1 translates to MLSIGTLANIKHILQKELFLASGERLLSVVTVVKKKDKRACYLCVVTTAPPVAVVTLVLVKQSERERENEYKRKRSWQLDEIKWIDGRTEQFETHEFDIQLEKLYKWYALNLHERQNFLAVLNRQIQKYVRVGQRAEFRNVPIAWLSEKSPEKIAIGGSSSRNTAKNQKTNQHSDGDDDDDEEEEAQEFTALTDKEANELGKLFSECDFAIKDAEQFIEQLSKELHDLDGANIQSVLASEQKVLKMMEHIDKAISEADGFETRLDSYEDILGHVKETMEKIGGKNAMIEIANNNNIKLMKELNKVISQLDLPQSQQQALDDPDLKTVAGRKAAIAAAQCLQQAMNSDIDPALLRLEAVQDRRKRFEKWKQKFSATVSRFMNNLFIHLGNEIGDMPLTSTELTLPNHSNVHRELTPYTELMHWCKAMDRKTYDGLMKVYTTSLSKIYDRDVRNFFNLAKLQVSEKLRNSREDLDMSTSSRKSTLSSTQYGTLGVHRDQWGPGVEAADRIRFDALLEKVLAELEPIALQEQLFCINFFQMDVISPTTKNTQTTLEMEKSVPDMMSQSLIVGSSSSSASAAAAAAASSPSPTVDGVPPQDKIDRQINEDVRNLMIGLFGCLEPELVSFIQSFERVDSFYSLYVFVRLTQHVMSARDTHSFLSKTFGFALVQVKRNFDRFMTHQLQTIKDYKLHKRSKAILPYVENFEIFAQTAEGIFRKSDRRTDMDKWYLQLVNAIFEGINFHSQSHPKAPSQVVRMENYHHMYALLAQLKVPGLDALKKEAKSRYNDALKAYVTQYFGRPLEKLNLFFEGVQQKVAQGVKETEISYQMAFSKQELRKVISQYPAREVKKGLENLYKKVEKHLSEEENLLQVVWHAMQEEFIAQYNYLEERIQKCYAGAMINLEFNIQDILAFFSDIARSH, encoded by the exons ATGCTTTCCATTGGCACCTTGGCCAACATCAAGCACATCTTGCAAAAGGAACTGTTCCTGGCAAGCGGCGAGCGACTTCTCTCCGTGGTCACAGTCGTCAAAAAGAAGGATAAGCGGGCCTGCTATCTCTGTGTGGTGACGACAGCTCCACCCGTTGCCGTGGTCACTTTGGTTTTGGTCAAACAGTCGGAGCGTGAGCGGGAAAATGAATACAAGAGGAAACGGAGTTGGCAATTGGATGAGATCAAGTGGATCGATGGGCGTACCGAGCAATTCGAAACCCACGAGTTCGACATACAATTGGAGAAGCTATACAAATGGTATGCCCTCAATCTGCACGAGAGACAAAATTTTCTGGCTGTCCTCAATAGGCAAATCCAGAAATATGTACGCGTCGGCCAGCGTGCCGAGTTTCGGAATGTGCCCATTGCCTGGTTGTCGGAGAAATCGCCCGAGAAGATTGCCAtaggcggcagcagcagcaggaatacggccaaaaatcaaaagaccAATCAGCATTCCGATggtgatgatgacgatgatgaggaGGAAGAGGCCCAAGAGTTCACAGCATTGACTGACAAGGAGGCAAATGAGTTGGGTAAACTATTCTCTGAATGTGATTTTGCTATCAAAGATGCAGAACAATTCATAGAACAATTGTCCAAAGAACTGCATGACCTAGATGGG GCCAATATACAAAGTGTATTGGCTTCAGAGCAAAAGGTATTGAAAATGATGGAACATATAGATAAGGCCATATCGGAGGCAGATGGGTTCGAAACTCGCCTGGACTCGTATGAGGATATATTAGGGCATGTTAAAGAGACAATGGAGAAAATAGGCGGCAAGAATGCCATGATTGAGATAgccaacaataataatatcaaaCTGATGAAGGAGCTCAATAAAGTTATT AGCCAATTGGACTTGCCGCAGAGCCAGCAACAGGCTTTAGATGACCCAGACCTCAAGACAGTGGCCGGTAGAAAGGCTGCAATAGCTGCTGCCCAATGCCTGCAGCAGGCGATGAATAGTGATATAGATCCGGCCCTGTTGCGTCTGGAGGCCGTGCAGGATCGGAGGAAACGTTTCGAGAAATGGAAACAGAAATTCTCGGCAACGGTTAGTCGCTTTATGAATAATCTCTTTATCCATTTGGGTAACGAGATTGGCGACATGCCATTAACAAGTACTGAACTAACGCTGCCCAATCACTCCAATGTGCATCGGGAGCTGACCCCATATACGGAGCTAATGCACTGGTGCAAGGCCATGGATCGCAAAACGTATGATGGACTGATGAAGGTCTATACGACATCGTTGAGCAAGATCTATGACAGGGATGTGAGAAACTTTTTCAATCTG GCAAAGCTTCAGGTGTCGGAAAAGCTACGTAATTCACGCGAAGATCTCGACATGTCTACATCATCTCGGAAATCCACTTTATCCTCTACCCAATATGGCACTCTGGGTGTACATCGGGATCAATGGGGTCCTGGAGTGGAAGCTGCCGATCGAATACGATTCGATGCTCTGCTAGAGAAAGTCCTGGCCGAATTGGAACCCATTGCCCTGCAGGAGCAGCTCTTTTGCATCAATTTCTTTCAAATGGATGTGATAAGTCCCACAACAAAGAACACACAAACCACACTGGAAATGGAGAAGTCAGTCCCAGACATGATGTCCCAGTCGCTGATAGTGGGATCGTCATCGTCCTCGgcgtctgctgctgctgctgctgcggcatCTTCACCATCACCCACTGTAGATGGAGTGCCGCCCCAGGATAAAATCGATCGTCAGATCAATGAGGATGTTAGAAATCTAATGATTGGTCTTTTTGGCTGCCTAGAACCAGAGTTGGTTAGCTTTATACAAAGTTTTGAAAGGGTGGATAGCTT CTACTCTCTCTATGTGTTCGTTCGACTGACCCAGCATGTCATGTCTGCCCGGGATACACATTCCTTTCTAAGTAAGACATTCGGATTCGCCTTGGTGCAGGTGAAAAGGAATTTCGATCGTTTCATGACCCATCAACTGCAGACCATCAAGGATTACAAACTGCACAAACGTTCCAAGGCCATTCTGCCGTATGTGGAGAATTTCGAGATTTTTGCCCAAACGGCTGAGGGCATTTTCCGTAAATCGGATCGACGTACGGACATGGATAAATGGTATCTTCAATTGGTCAATGCCATCTTTGAGGGCATCAATTTCCATTCGCAGAGTCATCCGAAAGCGCCCTCGCAAGTGGTCCGCATGGAGAACTATCATCATATGTATGCCCTGTTGGCCCAACTCAAGGTCCCTGGTCTCGATGCCCTTAAAAAGGAGGCCAAGTCACGTTACAACGATGCCCTCAAAGCGTATGTGACCCAGTATTTCGGGCGGCCCTTGGAAAAGTTAAAT CTCTTTTTCGAGGGTGTGCAACAAAAGGTGGCCCAAGGTGTCAAGGAAACAGAGATTAGCTATCAAATGGCCTTCTCCAAGCAGGAGTTGCGCAAGGTCATTAGCCAGTATCCCGCACGGGAGGTGAAAAAGGGCTTGGAGAATCTCTACAAGAAGGTAGAGAAACATTTGTCCGAGGAGGAGAACCTATTGCAGGTCGTCTGGCATGCCATGCAAGAGGAGTTCATTGCCCAGTATAATTATCTTGAGGAGCGCATACAGAAATGCTATGCAGGAGCCATGATCAATTTGGAATTTAATATACAGGATATTTTAGCCTTCTTCTCGGACATAGCGAGATCACATTAA